One window from the genome of Amaranthus tricolor cultivar Red isolate AtriRed21 chromosome 9, ASM2621246v1, whole genome shotgun sequence encodes:
- the LOC130823169 gene encoding GCN5-related N-acetyltransferase 7, chloroplastic isoform X2, with protein MTMATFPLSTSSSSLINSYTSSPFSSVVSPSHFFPPFSSHSRRFSRLFVSSTGISDVPQQRFIVDKSSLVLYEAVSENELWAAANLRIRTFNEFKEDSFGVEDHKRHLVEREFEALKERVAGKREGFKKVSCINASLPLSHISALSRDLSTTCKFSDDDGFKVVVGSLDLNQCLRLPDEMTGMRPQGIGADFARAYLSNVCVAKELHRNGLGYALVSKAKSVAEKWVVFEEWFHP; from the exons ATGACCATGGCGACCTTTCCTCTCTCAACCTCATCTTCATCTCTTATTAATTCCTACACTTCATCACCATTTTCATCTGTCGTTTCTCCCTCTCATTTCTTTCCTCCGTTTTCCTCTCATTCTCGACGCTTTTCCAGACTCTTCGTTTCGTCGACAGGTATCTCCGACGTTCCTCAACAACGTTTCATCGTCGACAAATCTTCGCTTGTTTTATATGAAGCGGTTTCCGAGAACGAGCTTTGGGCTGCTGCTAATCTTCGAATTCGAACCTTTAATGAATTTAAGGAGGACTCTTTTGGAGTCGAG GATCATAAGAGGCACCTAGTTGAGCGTGAGTTTGAAGCGCTTAAAGAACGTGTTGCTGGAAAGAGGGAGGGTTTCAAAAAGGTATCTTGTATAAATGCCTCCCTCCCTTTATCACATATATCAGCCTTGTCCAGAGATCTTTCTACTACATGTAAG TTTTCGGATGACGATGGATTTAAAGTTGTGGTTGGGTCTCTTGACCTCAATCAATGTCTGAGGCTTCCCGATGAGATGACAGGGATGAGGCCGCAG GGTATTGGAGCTGATTTTGCGAGGGCATATTTGAGCAACGTTTGTGTTGCCAAGGAGTTGCACAGAAATGGATTGGGTTATGCACTTGTCTCAAAAGCAAAGTCTGTTGCTGAAAAGTGGG TTGTATTTGAAGAGTGGTTTCATCCATGA
- the LOC130823169 gene encoding GCN5-related N-acetyltransferase 7, chloroplastic isoform X1, producing the protein MTMATFPLSTSSSSLINSYTSSPFSSVVSPSHFFPPFSSHSRRFSRLFVSSTGISDVPQQRFIVDKSSLVLYEAVSENELWAAANLRIRTFNEFKEDSFGVEDHKRHLVEREFEALKERVAGKREGFKKVSCINASLPLSHISALSRDLSTTCKFSDDDGFKVVVGSLDLNQCLRLPDEMTGMRPQGIGADFARAYLSNVCVAKELHRNGLGYALVSKAKSVAEKWGITDLYVHVAADNESAKQLYLKSGFIHESDEPAWQARFLNRPRRLILWFGLPNPYDL; encoded by the exons ATGACCATGGCGACCTTTCCTCTCTCAACCTCATCTTCATCTCTTATTAATTCCTACACTTCATCACCATTTTCATCTGTCGTTTCTCCCTCTCATTTCTTTCCTCCGTTTTCCTCTCATTCTCGACGCTTTTCCAGACTCTTCGTTTCGTCGACAGGTATCTCCGACGTTCCTCAACAACGTTTCATCGTCGACAAATCTTCGCTTGTTTTATATGAAGCGGTTTCCGAGAACGAGCTTTGGGCTGCTGCTAATCTTCGAATTCGAACCTTTAATGAATTTAAGGAGGACTCTTTTGGAGTCGAG GATCATAAGAGGCACCTAGTTGAGCGTGAGTTTGAAGCGCTTAAAGAACGTGTTGCTGGAAAGAGGGAGGGTTTCAAAAAGGTATCTTGTATAAATGCCTCCCTCCCTTTATCACATATATCAGCCTTGTCCAGAGATCTTTCTACTACATGTAAG TTTTCGGATGACGATGGATTTAAAGTTGTGGTTGGGTCTCTTGACCTCAATCAATGTCTGAGGCTTCCCGATGAGATGACAGGGATGAGGCCGCAG GGTATTGGAGCTGATTTTGCGAGGGCATATTTGAGCAACGTTTGTGTTGCCAAGGAGTTGCACAGAAATGGATTGGGTTATGCACTTGTCTCAAAAGCAAAGTCTGTTGCTGAAAAGTGGG GCATAACTGATTTGTATGTTCATGTTGCTGCTGATAACGAATCGGCAAAGCAGTTGTATTTGAAGAGTGGTTTCATCCATGAAAGCGATGAACCTGCATGGCAGGCCAGGTTCCTAAACAGACCAAGAAGACTCATTCTTTGGTTTGGTTTGCCAAATCCATACGACTTGTAA